The sequence ATTCCCATAGGGGCTACTTTTGCCCAAAATCAATCAACTAGTGAATATTTAGGTGAACAAAATAACGAGGAGATCGCTGGAGAGATTATAAATCAGCTAACAAAACTTAGCACTTTAGTGGATATACGAGTAAAACCAGTGAAAAGTAGATTACCTGAGAATCTCCTAAAAGACTACGATAAAGCCAAAGAGCTTAAAGAAAAAGCTCTTACCGAATACCAAAATGGAAACTATCCCCAAGCAATCCAATATTCTCTAGCTGCAATGAGGTACTACAAAGGGATTCTTAAGGCCCTCGAAGAAGATGAAAAAACTCCCGAAGTTTTAAGAACACAAATTCAGGAAGAGAGCACCAGGATCTTCGCATACTTTACGTATGTGGAAAAGCTTATAGAAGTAGCAAAAAGTAAAGGGATAGACGTAGAGAACTTGACCAAGGCTTATGTTGAAGCTAAAACTGCTTATAATGAGGTTCTTAAATATATAAAGAATGGAAACCTTGAAGAGGCCAAAATAAGTCTAGAAAAAGCAAAACAAAAGAAAATAGAACTTGATATGGAGATTAGAGATGTTACAACTAAGCTGGCTTCAAAAAACGCAGAGATGATTGTGAAATCCTTCCTGATAAAGACCAATCAAAGTCTTACAATAGCTGAAAAAGCAATCGAATACGCAAAATCAATGGGACGAAATACTGAAGAAGCTGAAAAAGACGTGAAGGAGATAAGAGAAATATACCTACAGGTCGCCCACTTAGCGAATGAAGGAAAATGGATAGATGCCCTTAGAGTGATCAGGGAAAATGCAGCCCATATGATAGGATTCTTCACGATAATTGAAAAGATAAAAAGAGAAAAAATGAACGCAGAAGTGTTTCTAACGATGACAAAAGAAAGGATTAGAAAAGATGCTACCGCCCTTGCCATCTTACGGAAGAAAGGGATAAACACTACAAGAGCAGAAATTCAGCTAAGAGGTGCAATTAATGAGTTTTCTATAGCAATTAACCTCATTAAGAAAAACGATGTAAACAGTGCAATTCTACACTTGCAAAGAGCAAACAGGCTTCTCAGAGAGGTAGAGGAATTCATAAATGCAAATTCCTAAGGAGGTTGGGAGATGAAGAAAATCCTAGCTTTAATCAGCATCCTTGCAATTTTACCCCTTATCAGTGCCCAATTTACAGTCTCTGAGATGGAATTAACTGTATACACTGATGGTTATGTCAAAGTTCATTATCAAATAATTCCCGATGAATACTCCTCCCAGATAATTCTGCCATTTTTAGGAGAGAACTACGAAGGACTGGCAGTCGTTGATGAAAATAACAACCCATTAAATTTCGAGATTTACGACAAACATATAGTGATATATGTTGGCGAGGCCCAAATCGTTGATGTTTCTTATTATACACCAGACATTACATATAAAGAGGGACTGGTATGGACAATTAATGTTTCTAGTGACTTCCCCTTTAATATAATTCTACCAGAAAATGCTGTTGTTGTGGATCTTTCAGAAGTGCCCCTCAAAATAGCCTCCAATGTAATAACAATGCCCCCTGGGAATCAAAGTATCTCATACACTTTGGAATTCAAAGAAACTCCTACAGAGGAAGGACAAAGTTATAGCAAATATCTTTTACCATTAGGAATTTTGGTGTTTATACTCTTGATTTCTATTGTCCTTGCCAGAAATAGGAGAAAAGAGCCTAAAAGAACAGAAGTCCACATAGACAAAGAAGAATTCTTGAAAAAACTCGAATCCTTTAATCTAAATGAAGATGAAAGGAGAGCATTACTTTATATCTTAGAGAAAGGTGGAAGAGCCAGCCAAGCAGAAGTGAGAACTGCTCTGGAGATACCAAAAACTACAGCTTGGAGAATGTTCAAACGTCTTGAAAAGCAAGGGTTAGTGAAAATAATCAAAGGAAGAAAAGAAAACTGGGTGGAACTCAAGCTTTGAGGTACTCCCTTACCATTCTTTCTCAATTTATCCAAAACGTGAACTACCCCACCCTGAAGGGTGAGGCTTCGTGAGAGTTCATTCGGCATCCCGTTGCCGGTAGCCTCACTCTCACCGGCCGGTTCACACGGCCACTACCGACTATCCCTCCAACAAGGGAATCGCCGGCTACTTTTCAAATTGTTAAACCACTTATTACTACTGGCAAGAGTATTTAAACTTTTCGGTGTTTGCTTTTAGAGTGTTTGCATCCCCTCCCTTTCGGAAAGGGTCTTCCCAAAAAAGATAAAAATGGGGAGAAAACTCACCTCACCTTTGCTCCAAGTTTAACTTCTTTTTCTGGAGTTAGCAAAGCAACATTTTTGCCATCATCTGCAGCCAAGATCATCCCCTGACTCTCGATTCCTCTGAGTTTCTTAGGCTCAAGGTTTGTTATTACAGCTACGTACCTATTGAGCAACTCTTCCTTTTTATAGTATTTCTTCAGTCCTGCTACGAGTTGTCTGACTTCATCTCCAAGATCCACCTTAATCAAGTAAAGCTTGTCTGCATTTGGATGGTCTTCAACACCAATTATCTTTCCAATTCTTATGTCAAGTTTTGCAAATTCCTCAAATTTCACATAGCTCACTTTACTACCCTCCTTTTTTTCTCTTTTAGGTGTGATTTTCATTTTCTCCCCATAAATCCTCCTAAGAATTATCTCACTTTCATCCCCAAGTCTCTCTTTAGCTATCTTTATAACATCCTCCATTTTGTAGTACTTATCTAAGAGAATTCTTGCACTTTCTGGATTTCCTTTGCCTATGTAGTTAACTACATATGCTATAATGTCCTCATCGCTGACCTTTCTAAAGAGAATTTCAGCCTTTCTAACTTTGTGACCTGCTTCTAGTGGGACGAATTCCCATCTTTTCACTTCCTCAATGTTAAGCAGATGCCAGATTTTCTCGCTCGCATCTGGAAGGAATGGCTCAAGGAGAACCCCAAGGGCCTTGACTAACTGGAGGGAAATATTTACTGTAGTTCCTGTTCTAACTTTATCAGTCTTAGCAGTCTTCCATGGCCTCTGATAGTCAAAGTACTGGTTTCCAAATATTGCTAGGGCCATTACCCTCTTGAGAGCTTCCTTAAACTGATACCTCGAAATAAGCCTACCTACTTCCTCAAAGGTTTTTTCAATTTCTTTAAGTGCTTTTCTGTCAAGATCATCAAGTTCTCCAGTTTCTGGAACCTTTCCATCAAAATACCTGTTCACAAAGGTCAGTGCTCGGTGTACAAAGTTTCCAAGATTGTTCACAAGTTCCTCGTTTATTTTCTTTTTGAAGTCCTCAAAGCTAAAGTCACTGTCCCTTGTTTCAGGCATTATAGCCGTTAGGTAGTATCTCAAATAATCCGCAGGAAATGCATCAAGGAACTCATGGACCCATATCGCCCAATTTCTGCTTGTTGAGAACTTTCTTCCCTCAAGATTTAGGTATTCGTTTGCTGGGATGTCATATGGAAGATTCCATTCAAACTTAGCATTATTGTCCTCATACTTTCCATAAGCCATTAAGAATGCTGGCCAGAATATGGCGTGGAATGGGACATTGTCTTTTCCAATGAAATGGATCACTCTTGTTTCACCATCAATGTTAAACCAGTACTTTTTCCACTCATCCTCTTTTCCAAGTTTTTTGAAGTGTTCTATTGTTATTGATACATAACCAATTGGAGCTTCAAACCATACGTAGAGGACTTTTCCTTTAACATCTTCATCTTCTAGCGGAACCGGAATTCCCCAACTTAAATCCCTGGTTATTGCTCTCTCTTCCAAACCTTCATTAATCCATCCTAACACAGTGTTTCTAACATTTGATTTCCAGTGTTCTTGCCTGAGAACCCAATCCTTAAGTTTTTCTTGAAAGTCTTGCATTCTTATATAGTAATGAGCTGAGTCCCTAAAGGTAATTGAGTTTCCACAGATATTACATTTCGGATTTATAAGTTTCTCTGGAGTTAGTGGATGTCCACAGACTTCACATTGATCTCCTCTTTGCTCTTCCGCACCGCAGTAAGGGCATGTTCCAATAACATACCTGTCAGGTAAGAACATTTTATCGTGCTCACAATAAGCTTGTTTTTCAACTTTCTTAACTAAGTAACCATTTTCAAGAGCTTTAAGGAAGAACTCCTGACT comes from Thermococcus sp. EP1 and encodes:
- a CDS encoding helix-turn-helix domain-containing protein, with the translated sequence MKKILALISILAILPLISAQFTVSEMELTVYTDGYVKVHYQIIPDEYSSQIILPFLGENYEGLAVVDENNNPLNFEIYDKHIVIYVGEAQIVDVSYYTPDITYKEGLVWTINVSSDFPFNIILPENAVVVDLSEVPLKIASNVITMPPGNQSISYTLEFKETPTEEGQSYSKYLLPLGILVFILLISIVLARNRRKEPKRTEVHIDKEEFLKKLESFNLNEDERRALLYILEKGGRASQAEVRTALEIPKTTAWRMFKRLEKQGLVKIIKGRKENWVELKL
- the metG gene encoding methionine--tRNA ligase, which produces MRFTVTSALPYANGPIHAGHLAGAYLPADIFVRYLRLKGEDVVFICGTDEHGTPITFRALKEGKSPREIVDYYHEHIKTTFERAKISFDYFGRTELPVHYRISQEFFLKALENGYLVKKVEKQAYCEHDKMFLPDRYVIGTCPYCGAEEQRGDQCEVCGHPLTPEKLINPKCNICGNSITFRDSAHYYIRMQDFQEKLKDWVLRQEHWKSNVRNTVLGWINEGLEERAITRDLSWGIPVPLEDEDVKGKVLYVWFEAPIGYVSITIEHFKKLGKEDEWKKYWFNIDGETRVIHFIGKDNVPFHAIFWPAFLMAYGKYEDNNAKFEWNLPYDIPANEYLNLEGRKFSTSRNWAIWVHEFLDAFPADYLRYYLTAIMPETRDSDFSFEDFKKKINEELVNNLGNFVHRALTFVNRYFDGKVPETGELDDLDRKALKEIEKTFEEVGRLISRYQFKEALKRVMALAIFGNQYFDYQRPWKTAKTDKVRTGTTVNISLQLVKALGVLLEPFLPDASEKIWHLLNIEEVKRWEFVPLEAGHKVRKAEILFRKVSDEDIIAYVVNYIGKGNPESARILLDKYYKMEDVIKIAKERLGDESEIILRRIYGEKMKITPKREKKEGSKVSYVKFEEFAKLDIRIGKIIGVEDHPNADKLYLIKVDLGDEVRQLVAGLKKYYKKEELLNRYVAVITNLEPKKLRGIESQGMILAADDGKNVALLTPEKEVKLGAKVR